The DNA region TAGTTGTTAAAGTTTACctgcaaacaaaaaataaacatcctaACATTCCTGAGGGTGTGTACAaatgttttttctattattttctttgtgtgCATTTAAACTTGTCACAACTAGCGTGCCCCAtaatttgggaaccactgccattGGACACCCCTGTGTTGGTGTGTAATGTGCTTGTGCACACTTAACTGGACATTTGTGGGACTGTTGTAGCTGAGCTTGTTGTTGAATCATCAGTTATTGAATGTTGTGTCTTAGCTCTGTGACCAACAGTGTGGtcgttactttaaaaagtattgGACCTAAAGTAGCACAAGCTTTAGACATTATGCTGGTACAAAGTACTGCCATCACTGCTGTTatctctgtttttattgttttaatatgtattatataaCACGATTAATCAAAATGTTATTACCGGTACTATAACAGTATGAAGTGACCTAAATTCTTACTtcaaattattttgaaaatctgacTCTTTAATGTTTTGAACACACTTGTACCTATTGGTATTTATCCTCTAATAACAATCTATTTTGGCCTTTATTGAATCCTGTTATCGTTCAGGGTTTCTCATATCTGATAGGCCACTGTTTATATAAGGAGTGGAATTTATCAGCCTGAGTTTACAACATGTGGGTAGTTTGGCCTTTCACCACCAACTGATCCTTGATTGTGCAGTTTTTAGGAGTATGTGTTGTGTTGCTTTGCCAACTACAGTGCAAACAATTAaccaaatgacagaaattaTTACAATGAATTCCCATTAAAAGACTGTTATGTAAGAGAATCAAATCTATTGTTTAGAAACTAAGCAGtaatattaatgtatattatttttaGTAAGACAAATGTCCTTAGGTGTAAGTAGGCCCATTCGCTATTTCAATAATAAAAGGgttttatattacattattttccagtttctCATAGCAACCCAGTGAGCAGGCAGTTCAGATGTGTATAAACAATTGGTGCAGTATAAAAATGTTATTCATTATCAGAACATGCATGCTGCCTCTGTGCATATAAATCTGTTTGATTTTCAAGAAACTAATAATCTAAATGCTCACTAGGCtattaaattaatatatttaattaagacTTACTgcattgtcttttttgtttgaaCGCTGATGTAAAAGACACGGTACAGTAACTTCTCACCAAGTTTAACcgtgtacattttttttaaatatcaaaatgacaaaaaactacttGAACCTAATAATTGTGTCCGTCCTTTATTCACTTTTGTTGTTCTTCTCGCTTGCTGCTCAGTAATAATGTCACATCTTCTTCGTCTCAGCATTCGTTTCTATTAGCTGTTCACCTCTGCTGCACATGCACTGATCACGTCTCtgatcaataaattacaagGATTAGCTAAACCAGGCATCATCCTGTTATCCAAGATGTTCTAATCCTACTTTAGTGAAAGCCTCCCCACTGGTCTGATACAGATATTCTTGGTCCTCTGTAGGTCATTTCCTCCTCACCTATTTGTTGATTGACCTGATCAAACAATCGAGCCCAGCTAGGATCATCACGGTGTCCTCTATGGCTCATTCCTGGGGCTCCATCAATCTGGAGGACATCAACAGTGAGAAGAGCTACGATAAGAGAAAAGCCTACGCTCAGAGCAAACTGGCCAACGTCCTGTTCAGCCACTCACTGGCAAAACGACTGGAAGGTCTGCACAGAGATTTAAAGAGACCATGTTATGCTTCTCCTCATTGTTAAACCTGAGTTtaatgaattgtgtttttcaggcaCAGGCGTGACAACGTATGCTCTCCATCCTGGAGTAGTGCAGACTGATTTGTGGCGTCATCTGAACGGTGCTCAGCAGTTGATCATGAAGATTGTGAGTCCTTTCACAAAGAGCTCAGTACAAGGAGCTCAGACGACCATTTACTGCGCCGTGGAACCATCACTGGCCAATGAAACAGGAGGATATTACAGGTTAGCAACAGGTGTTTTATCAATACACTGGTGTTTTCATTAGGCTTTTATTTTCCTATTCAGACTTCAGTTCTTTGATGAAGAACCCTGTAAGACCTGAgccagtagctgggtttccattacccttggaaatccGCAAAATccaagtttttacgctttcatgaggaggaatttcagatatttcgatattgaaatgtctcaaaagcacaatggaaacactttttccgcaaatacatgtcacagaacgtgacatacTTGGTTATATGatgtgaggtacctggtcacatgataaAAATTATCACTGCCACATtggacgtgaaacaacaaaggaatgttataaggaggttccgagcgtccgtcttcctgcagggaagtctcgtgggatgagatttcacggagttacgaggctcctgcccaaaacaacgttcaatggaaacacgttcaaagcgcattcatactttgtcgacatttagaaatatcgcttttattttgcgaaaatctgtaacggaaacccagctattgttgctgttttgcaCTCACTCGTTTCAAGAAcaaagttaaagctgcagtatgtaagttgtTCTTCttttgcttcatttggtcaaataTCCATAATCacttttgagcatattgtaattcaaagtgttctgagtggacactgTAATTTTACAagtctcatgattctacatactgcagctttaatgcaaACGATTGAATGATGATGACTTGCATGAAATAAGTGTTGCTCATTTATCCAAAAAGTGCCACTTGTTATCACAGGAGTTTGTATTactaagttttttttaactaagtCTTAATGAAAGGTATaagattttgaaaaatgaattaaaaaaaaaaaaaacagaatgttaATCAGctttttataattatatataattcCCTAATATTTCTGTTGACCAAATTCAAAGTTTCATTTAGAAAACTACAATTCCAGAAAAATGTCTGTGGCAAATATTTGAGTGGGCGAAAGATATTATTGCCTCACACTTAAGACAGATCACATTATTGACTTTTgattaaatcttttattttggtaaaaacCTGAAAAtacttgtagttttttttaatgcaaccCAACAAAATATGGAGTGGTAGTTGCCAATATGTGTGAGGTTTGATTGTGCATGCACACTGCTAAATACCAGTAccaaagtaaagtaaaaactgACAAATTATTGATTTTTCCCACATCCTTCTATATAAAGAATACATCTATTGACtttataatacattttcttcatctttaatattaaaaagaTCACAATATTTCTgactgaaatacatttattttgtctcactgtgtgttttttcattccAGTGACTGTGCTGCTGCCAGCTGCTCAGCTGCAGGAAAAGACGACACGTTGGCTCAGAAGCTGTGGGAGCTGAGCTGCCAAATGCTCTCTTTAACATGGGAATGAGATCACACTTCTCTCTACCTGGAATCATCACGTCTCTAAAACAGACTCTCTTTGTATAACAAGCCAAAGATGCATCGATTACTAACAAATGCTAAGGCATTTATTTTCACCAAGCTCTAATGTTCTTCATTActacagttgaatgttttgtacTGTTAACTACTGTAAACGCACTTAATGCAACTTTTTTATTGCGAGTgaacttttgtctttgtttctgTGCAAGTATTTTGACAATAAAATTCTAACCTTTTCttggttttaatttttgtacaagaaaaacacaatggaTTATACATGTGTTTAGCACTCATGTAATGGCAACAGCTCAGGATAAAGCCACTGTTGTAGATGAGTTACATAACAACACTATAAAGCACTTTGGCATTTATGTCTATCCATCCGTCCATTTTCTGATCCGTTAGGTCCATTACAGTGCCTATCTCAGCTCTCGttgggcaggggtacaccctggacaggttgCCAGTCATTTCGtgctttattaaaaatgtacattttcacAAAATCAAGTTGGACAAGTGTATTTAAAAATGCTCTAATTTTCCTTTGGAAAGCCCTTTGTAATATAGGATTTGAAAAGTTctccataaataaatacattttaaacaagggaaaaaaaacaagatttcaaGTGTTTACTTAAAatgttaatgaaaaaaaacacgagCCACAGCTTCTGATGTGGTTGATAATATTCTTCAATCATTTAAATATAATCAGGAACAAGAATAGGTCAGATGTGATCAAGGACTTGGCTTTGGGGGCTTCCCACTATTATATAGTCTTCAATTAGGCAGATACtttcattttgacaatgaataaaatgtaatcCACCCCAAATAAATCTgccacaaatgtttttaaactgcTCAGTTAACTTTGCTTGTCCTAAATACATTGTAACCACTCCCAGTTTATATCTTGGTCTTTGAACACTTTGATAACACAGACATAAATAAAGCCTTATGATTTATAATGGGACCTGTTGATTCAGATAAATGTAACCTGTATGACCTTAAGGCAAATCAAATGGTGTTCATCTTCTGGACAAGAAATCCTTAAAcacttttctttatattttattgatGACCTGCAGACACATTCTGATCCACATTGGTATCAAACATAGATGATACATGGATTTAATTCtttgtgcaatatttttgttttggatgTTCATTTGAGTATTTCGAGAAGTAAAAAGAATTGCACAAAGCCTGTGTTCACTCTACACCATATAGTATGATTAAAAACAACCAATGTACCTGAATacgttttacttttaaatgtgtttccaaAGACAAAAGAGTCATCAACGTCTCTGCgatgaaattgtttaaaatgacatcttctgtcaaactcaaagtcactttgttaaataacatttattgagTCCTTAAATTTCTACTAATCATTAGCAATGTGCCATAAATGTGTGCACTGAACTCTTTCATCCCCAAGGATACATTTACAATCAATCATTAATGTTTCATCAAGAAAAGAAGCTGCCTATAAGAGTCGACCTGTGGTCCTGCAGTGATACCATCACTGGGAGAAAGAGCAGAGGGGATGATTTAAGGACATATCAGTCTTCAATAGACATGCATGTTGATGTCTTCTGATTCCTTCACTGTCAAGATGGAGGAAGCTGAGGATAAAATTGCAGTTATTGGGATTGGATGCAATTTTCCTGGAGGTAAAATTAACATATAGTAAAGTCAGTTTTTGCTACGTAAAAATCTTTAATTTCCAGAGGttcttttattcacatttttaacatgtttatcATCTCGAGTCTTAAAATTTAACTGttcaatataaaaatgaaatttgcCTCTCACCTTTTATTCCCTGACACCCGTTGTACTTTTTCTCTTGCCACCAGGAGAAGGGCTCGACAACTTCTGGAAGGTTCTGGTTAATGGCAGAAACTGTTCTGTGCGGATTCCCAGTGAGAGACTGGATTTCTCCAGCTGGTATGATCCAGATGACAGCAAAGCAGGGAAATGCCGCACTGAAACGGCTGCCCTTATTGACGGGTAGGAACATCAGCTTAttgaattatatttgtaatttgaaATGATAATTTAAAATCCTACAATATAAAGGGGATGATGCAATTGACTATTGTGTATTAAATGAATGTGTAACTAAATGAATGAATTCTTGCTCATTCACTTTAAaagtaaataacaaaatatCCATATTGTAATAAATAGCtctggcacttttttttttgtttaaattattttaactaTTCAAATTATCTTTGCTCAATAAACAGAACAtgtcacaaaaaatatttaattaaaaatctaAGTTCATCCTTCCACTTCCACAAGATTAATAATACTTTGCATAAAACTACTCAAAACGAGTACACCATAGGAATATAGAATATAAAAAGTTAATAGGATAAATGTAATAATTCATTGAACAGGCAATATTTCTTGGATTgataaacaaacttttaaaatcCTAAAaggatgtatttttaaaaaaaaaagtatagacCTGTCCATCCTCCTGTACAACTTTTAAGTGATGGTAAAATACTTTAGTGTTGATTGTGGGATAAAAggtttaaatagaaaaaagaacGGAAAATGGGATAAAACATACGCCAGGCTCTGATGCTTTATGTTGTAGTAACTATGAGATAATAATTTGAATGAGTCATAGATGGGAATGTCAAAGACCTTGGAAAGGTAACTGAGGCAGTTATCATTATCAGTAGCCTACTTTATGGAGCACTAATAAAGCTGAGTTTGTCCCTCTCCCCACTCAAAATCACAGCTTGTTTTTAAAGGAGGCACAAACAAGTGTTTTTGGCAATTTCACTTTAGTGAAACAATTAGAAATACCTTACAGGCATCTAAAAACActaattgatttttttgaaataagacattttacacaaaaacaaggaaaatTTAAGAAACTTGATATTTCGTAATTCATCTATTTTTTAATACCGTAGGAGTTAAAAGGAGATAAAggttttgaaccctttttacatATTTGTGGACCTTTAAAGATGAAGcataatttacattattttattagaGAGATATTACATTTATTCTTGTACAATTGGAACTTTTTAAAGATTACTTTAAAGATAACGTGAGGCAAGTAATTGCTAAAACAGGTAAAAGGCCTTTCTGAGTAAAACCTGACTGTACTAGTTCATCGACCTAATTAACAAGTGTTTAACCCTTGATTCTCTCTGACAACAACATGACGTGTGTTAAGCAAACATTAGCAAAGCTTTATTATATATTAGGGGTGAGACAATAGACCGAGTTCACAATATGATACGATAGATGAATAATTGGTTCACGATAATGAtacaatattttggaaaaggaaaaaaggccCAAAAACTTGTGGTTGGAAAattaaccatgcttttatttgactttaactctgggcATACTTACATAGTTACTCTCgatatgaccttttcaactcaataggaatagaCTAAAGTAACAAAAAAGTGCCACTCTGCAAATAGAATAGAAAAACAGAGACATTTCGtgccagtctaaaattaaaaccaaatcatgtcatcataaCGTTCTTCAAAAAGTATTCTTACCTGCGCATGAACTTTACAAtacaagcattaaaaaaatagaacagTCTACACAGCCGAAGTATTATGTATTTcagcattatatatatatataacagggATCCGTCGAGGATTGCCAGATACAAAACTTCCGCTCCAAAATGTCCCATTTAACAATATAAAGTAAACATATGACTCCATACGTACCTTAGATTACTTTTTTATCAAAGATCAAAACCACCCAAAGAGTGTAAATCTACCCAATTTAGCAAAACTTGTTCCATCCAGTGTTTAACCCCAACTTGCATCCTGACTCTGGAGAGTCGTATAGCATCTTGTAATACCTCCAAacgttttgtctgtttttaggtTTAATGAATTTGATCATAAATTCTTTGGCATCAGTGACAGTGAAGTGGAGCAAATGGATCCTCAACAGAAACAACTCCTTCAATGTGTCTACCGGGCTTTAGAGAATGCTGGGATTCCAATGGAGAAAGCAAGTGGCACCAGAACTGGAGTGTTTGTCGGTAAGAtgataaaattgtattttttttattctgatttgAAAGCAGCCTTTGTCAGAGAGGTTTTGGCAATAGGAAAGttgatgtcttttttttgttttctttggtaTTTCAGGCATGATGAACAGAGATTATGAAACAAATGCAGCACATGTTCACCCAAGTGTGATCAACCACTGGACAGGCACAGGACTGGCCATGAGTATAGCAGCAAACAGGGTCTCCTACATCTTTAACTTCACTGGACCTTCATTGTCAATTGACTCCGCCTGTTCATCATCACTTGTGGCTCTTCATCTTGCCTGCCTATCCATTAAACAAGGTCTGTACATCTTCTGCATAAACTCACTGACACTTTTCAAGCATTTCAAAGATAAACTGGTGAGAAGCCAATTTTCCACACtggtgttctctgcatttacaACATGGCAATTGATTGTTTTAAGAGGAGATAGGAATGGACTTCTTACTATCTTATCAGGTGATTCTGACATGGCTGTTTGTGGAGGAGTCAATTGCATCATTGAGCCAAGAGTGTTTGTTGCACTCAGCAAAGCAAAGATGATTGCACCTGATGGGAAAAGTAAACCCTTTTCCACAAGAGCAGATGGCTACGGCCGAGGAGAGGGCTGTGGGGTGGTACTCCTGAAGCCACTGAAAAAAGTAAGTGTGCACAGTTGGTTTATTAATATATGTTTTAcacttactttttatttactgttgttttattttcacataAAGGCTCTTCAAGACAATGACAATATCTGGGGTATCATCAGTAAAACAGGAGTCAACCAAGATGGACACTCAGTCACTCCGATTACCAAACCCTCTATGACACAACAAGAAGAGCTGCTGTGCAGAATGTACACTGAGTCTGACATTGTAAATGTTCAGTACATAGAAGCACATGGGACTGGAACTCCAGTAGGAGACACAACAGAGGCAACAAGCATCTCAAACGCGATCACAAAACACAGACCACCTGGTTCACAGCTACTAACGATTGGCTCTGTGAAGAGCAACATAGGGCACACAGAATCAGCTGCTGGTGTGGCTGGTCTAATTAAGGTCCTCCTAATGATGAAACATGAAACTATTGTTCCCTCAGTTTTTTACAGTGATGAAACTTCCAGTGTAGACACCAAATCCTTGAACATCAGGATCCCCAAAAGAATGGAAAAGTGGAAATCATCTCGTACAAGAGTTGCTGGGGTGAATAACTTTGGCTTTGGGGGAACAAATGCCCATGTCATTGtcaaacaacataagaaactaAGTGTTCAAAAAAGGATTAATGAGAGGCAGTTAGGGTACTTTGTTTTGTCAGCCAACTCAATGAAATCCCTCTCTATGACAATAGTTGACACCATCAAACAGTTGGCGACAAATGGTCAGGTTGATCTAGATTCTCTGTTGTACACATCGTCTTGCAGGAGAAGTcactacaaacacaaatacagaatagCAATGGCCGTATCATCTGTGTTTGACCTTGAAGAAAAGCTTAAAGCAGCTGTGGACAAAAACATTTCTGCAGCTTACTCAAATCCAAGGctggtgtttgttttctgtggCAATGGTTTAACTTACCATGGAATGTGCAAACAGCTGCTAAAATCTGAGCCTGTGTTCAGAAGGAAAATTGCAGAGATTACACAGATTTATCTAAATCTGTGTCCTCTGAACATACTTGACACTCTTGAAAGTGAGTTTGAGAGTAGTGACTACAGAAGTCCTGATGTTGCACAACCTCTTCTGTTTGCTGTCCAGGTTGGGATTGCTACTTTACTGCAACAGTGGGGTGTAAAGCCTGATGCAATTCTTGGTCACTCGGTTGGTGAAGTGGCGGCCGCTCATTGCTCTGGCCTCTTGTCTGTTGAAGATGCTCTTAAAGTCATATATTACCGCAGTTCTCTACAGAAGAAGGTGACAGGGGGAAAGATGCTTGTAGTCAGTAACATGGCTGTGTCAGAGGTAACTTCTCTTCTTCCACATTACTCAGGCAGAATTTGCATTGCTGCTTTTAACAGCCCCCAGTCCTGCACCCTCTCTGGAGATGCAGATGCAATAAAGAACATAAAGGAGATGCTAAGTACCTCTGAAAACAGTGACAATCTGTT from Gouania willdenowi chromosome 20, fGouWil2.1, whole genome shotgun sequence includes:
- the rdh12l gene encoding retinol dehydrogenase 12, like — its product is MQTIRNLFRAAWSSAERLDGKTVLITGANTGIGKEAAIDLAGRGARVIIGCRDMEKAEAAVKEIIERSGSSDVVCRKLDLSDSKSIREFSELIHKDETKLNILINNAGVMVCPYGKTADGFELQIGVNHLGHFLLTYLLIDLIKQSSPARIITVSSMAHSWGSINLEDINSEKSYDKRKAYAQSKLANVLFSHSLAKRLEGTGVTTYALHPGVVQTDLWRHLNGAQQLIMKIVSPFTKSSVQGAQTTIYCAVEPSLANETGGYYSDCAAASCSAAGKDDTLAQKLWELSCQMLSLTWE